One Helianthus annuus cultivar XRQ/B chromosome 12, HanXRQr2.0-SUNRISE, whole genome shotgun sequence genomic region harbors:
- the LOC110894975 gene encoding F-box protein At2g39490 isoform X1 — MEQGSNRITDDHTRSEIDEDYISKLPDELLRQILTIHPLDSGSKAVALFTGLWNRPYIKHGGATFNIQDFESVIGDFLVGFDENNPLKMPRKLEVHCSKGLFITASLEMNRKLNLDFPKGYQEFPRQFGWEIVLNTMDLAHSSPYPFSVKTLKLTSVNYLSCELVSSLINKFRYVETLIIEKCDGLRSLRVEGLAKLTSLSVLDCVDLKSVYVEALELNTLRYSGFLCWFSLENLLYLKNVKLDFKGPGFNHLVHGLYNPLLRAIRDVSVLTLHGWTFKEVFGPLLSSKHNEQHFNFSKLEELWWIDSCMEDHNIKSLFHFLKFCTSLKRLFISIVTRSYSKSCERECSTKVQKGRLRKLKVVKMEGFEKEEDIILFKEHLMEVFNVEPRIVEVRKGRHDRCLLRIPKHQASAKATKSIKFKFSYKFVEEVEDSLSSKHPHMP, encoded by the exons ATGGAACAAGGATCAAACCGTATCACTGATGATCACACAag GTCAGAGATAGATGAAGACTACATTAGTAAACTACCAGATGAACTTCTTAGACAAATTCTCACAATTCACCCTTTGGATTCTGGATCGAAAGCTGTAGCTCTCTTTACAGGGTTATGGAACAGACCTTACATCAAACATGGAGGAGCAACATTCAATATTCAAGATTTTGAATCGGTAATTGGTGATTTTCTGGTTGGTTTTGATGAAAATAATCCTCTAAAAATGCCCAGAAAACTTGAAGTCCATTGTAGTAAAGGTTTGTTCATTACTGCATCACTTGAGATGAACAGAAAACTGAATCTTGATTTTCCTAAAGGATATCAAGAATTCCCAAGGCAATTTGGGTGGGAGATTGTGTTGAACACCATGGATTTGGCACATTCTTCTCCATATCCGTTTTCTGTCAAGACCCTTAAATTGACTTCTGTTAACTATCTAAGTTGTGAATTAGTTTCTTCTTTGATCAACAAGTTTCGGTATGTTGAGACTTTGATCATTGAGAAATGTGATGGATTGAGGTCTTTGAGAGTTGAAGGGCTTGCTAAGCTTACAAGTTTAAGCGTTTTAGATTGTGTTGATCTTAAGTCGGTGTATGTGGAGGCATTGGAGCTCAACACTCTTCGTTATAGTGGGTTTCTTTGTTGGTTTTCTTTGGAAAATTTGCTGTACTTGAAAAATGTCAAGTTAGATTTCAAGGGTCCAGGGTTCAACCACTTGGTCCATGGCCTCTATAATCCACTCTTGCGAGCAATTCGAGATGTAAGCGTGCTTACACTTCATGGATGGACGTTTAAG GAAGTCTTTGGACCATTGTTGTCCTCAAAGCACAATGAGCAACATTTCAATTTCAGTAAACTTGAGGAGTTGTGGTGGATTGATAGTTGTATGGAAGATCATAACATCAAATCATTATTTCATTTTTTGAAGTTTTGCACTTCTCTCAAGAGGTTATTCATAAGT ATTGTCACTCGAAGCTACTCGAAGTCCTGTGAACGTGAGTGCTCCACCAAGGTCCAAAAAGGGCGATTGCGCAAGCTCAAAGTGGTGAAAATGGAGGGATTTGAGAAGGAAGAAGACATCATCTTGTTCAAGGAGCATTTGATGGAAGTTTTCAATGTTGAACCTCGAATCGTAGAGGTGAGAAAGGGAAGACATGATAGGTGTTTGTTAAGAATCCCCAAACATCAGGCTAGTGCTAAAGCAACAAAATCTATTAAGTTCAAGTTTTCTTACAAGTTTGTGGAAGAAGTTGAAGATAGTTTAAGTTCTAAGCATCCTCATATGCCATAA
- the LOC110894975 gene encoding F-box protein At2g39490 isoform X2 — MPRKLEVHCSKGLFITASLEMNRKLNLDFPKGYQEFPRQFGWEIVLNTMDLAHSSPYPFSVKTLKLTSVNYLSCELVSSLINKFRYVETLIIEKCDGLRSLRVEGLAKLTSLSVLDCVDLKSVYVEALELNTLRYSGFLCWFSLENLLYLKNVKLDFKGPGFNHLVHGLYNPLLRAIRDVSVLTLHGWTFKEVFGPLLSSKHNEQHFNFSKLEELWWIDSCMEDHNIKSLFHFLKFCTSLKRLFISIVTRSYSKSCERECSTKVQKGRLRKLKVVKMEGFEKEEDIILFKEHLMEVFNVEPRIVEVRKGRHDRCLLRIPKHQASAKATKSIKFKFSYKFVEEVEDSLSSKHPHMP; from the exons ATGCCCAGAAAACTTGAAGTCCATTGTAGTAAAGGTTTGTTCATTACTGCATCACTTGAGATGAACAGAAAACTGAATCTTGATTTTCCTAAAGGATATCAAGAATTCCCAAGGCAATTTGGGTGGGAGATTGTGTTGAACACCATGGATTTGGCACATTCTTCTCCATATCCGTTTTCTGTCAAGACCCTTAAATTGACTTCTGTTAACTATCTAAGTTGTGAATTAGTTTCTTCTTTGATCAACAAGTTTCGGTATGTTGAGACTTTGATCATTGAGAAATGTGATGGATTGAGGTCTTTGAGAGTTGAAGGGCTTGCTAAGCTTACAAGTTTAAGCGTTTTAGATTGTGTTGATCTTAAGTCGGTGTATGTGGAGGCATTGGAGCTCAACACTCTTCGTTATAGTGGGTTTCTTTGTTGGTTTTCTTTGGAAAATTTGCTGTACTTGAAAAATGTCAAGTTAGATTTCAAGGGTCCAGGGTTCAACCACTTGGTCCATGGCCTCTATAATCCACTCTTGCGAGCAATTCGAGATGTAAGCGTGCTTACACTTCATGGATGGACGTTTAAG GAAGTCTTTGGACCATTGTTGTCCTCAAAGCACAATGAGCAACATTTCAATTTCAGTAAACTTGAGGAGTTGTGGTGGATTGATAGTTGTATGGAAGATCATAACATCAAATCATTATTTCATTTTTTGAAGTTTTGCACTTCTCTCAAGAGGTTATTCATAAGT ATTGTCACTCGAAGCTACTCGAAGTCCTGTGAACGTGAGTGCTCCACCAAGGTCCAAAAAGGGCGATTGCGCAAGCTCAAAGTGGTGAAAATGGAGGGATTTGAGAAGGAAGAAGACATCATCTTGTTCAAGGAGCATTTGATGGAAGTTTTCAATGTTGAACCTCGAATCGTAGAGGTGAGAAAGGGAAGACATGATAGGTGTTTGTTAAGAATCCCCAAACATCAGGCTAGTGCTAAAGCAACAAAATCTATTAAGTTCAAGTTTTCTTACAAGTTTGTGGAAGAAGTTGAAGATAGTTTAAGTTCTAAGCATCCTCATATGCCATAA